A genomic window from Streptomyces sp. NBC_00234 includes:
- the selD gene encoding selenide, water dikinase SelD, which yields MTTVGPAAVPAAPVRLTQFAHGGGCACKIPPGELEAMVAGLLPPGNPGQALGGNKNRLLVGLDDGDDAAVVLTGDGTALVSTADFFTPVVDDARDWGRIAAANALSDVYAMGGRPVVGLNLLGWPRDVLPAELAREVLAGALEVAREAGCFVGGGHSIDSPEPLYGMAVTGLVDPDRLLRNDAGRPGVPLTLTKPLGVGILNNRHKRTGEVFAHAVATMTMLNDRAAAAALEAGAVCATDVTGFGLLGHLHKLARASGVTAVVNAAAVPVLDGARESLRAGYVSGGTRRNLDWVRPHLDAGRASQDELHLLADAQTSGGLLIAGEVPGHLVIGELVPAVAGTTLVIR from the coding sequence ATGACGACAGTTGGCCCCGCCGCCGTACCGGCCGCGCCCGTGCGGTTGACCCAGTTCGCACACGGAGGCGGCTGCGCCTGCAAGATTCCTCCGGGGGAACTGGAGGCGATGGTCGCGGGACTGCTGCCGCCCGGGAACCCCGGGCAGGCCCTCGGCGGCAACAAGAACCGGCTGCTGGTCGGACTCGACGACGGTGACGACGCCGCCGTGGTGCTCACCGGTGACGGCACGGCCCTGGTGTCGACGGCCGACTTCTTCACACCCGTCGTCGACGACGCCCGCGACTGGGGCCGGATCGCCGCGGCCAACGCCCTGTCCGACGTCTACGCGATGGGCGGCCGGCCCGTCGTCGGGCTCAACCTGCTGGGCTGGCCCCGTGACGTACTGCCCGCGGAGCTGGCCCGGGAGGTCCTGGCGGGAGCGCTCGAAGTGGCCCGCGAAGCCGGCTGCTTCGTCGGCGGCGGTCACAGCATCGACAGCCCGGAACCGCTCTACGGAATGGCCGTGACGGGCCTGGTGGATCCGGACCGGCTGCTGCGCAACGACGCCGGCCGGCCGGGCGTGCCGCTGACCCTGACCAAACCGCTGGGCGTCGGCATACTCAACAACCGCCACAAACGGACCGGCGAGGTCTTCGCACACGCCGTCGCCACCATGACAATGCTCAACGACAGGGCAGCCGCGGCTGCCCTGGAGGCCGGCGCCGTGTGCGCCACCGATGTGACCGGATTCGGGCTGCTCGGCCATCTGCACAAGCTGGCCAGGGCCAGCGGCGTCACGGCCGTGGTGAACGCCGCCGCCGTCCCCGTGCTCGACGGCGCCCGGGAGTCCCTGCGGGCCGGGTACGTCAGCGGCGGCACCCGGCGCAACCTCGACTGGGTACGCCCGCACCTTGACGCGGGACGGGCGAGCCAGGACGAGCTGCACCTGCTTGCCGACGCACAGACCTCCGGCGGGCTGCTGATCGCCGGGGAGGTACCCGGACATCTGG
- the selA gene encoding L-seryl-tRNA(Sec) selenium transferase: MADETEEPPADIRRQVPSTTVLLGDPRLSEASARLGRPLVKAAVGTAQQLVREGRIGPGDAVHAALAALPAHTGGLSPVHNATGVVLHTNLGRAPLSRSALEAMAAAGGYTDVELDLGTGRRAPRGRGAMAALREAVPAAEAVHVVNNGAAALALAAMTLAPGRDILLSRGEFVEIGDGFRIPELLASCGARIREVGTTNRTRLGDYADAAGPDTGFILKVHPSNFTVSGFTGGVEAEELASLGLPVVVDIGSGLLAPDPVLPDEPDAATALRAGATLVTASGDKLLGGPQAGLVLGRAAVVERMRRHPLARALRVDKFTLAALEATLRGLEPPVHTAVHMPLPQLRIRTLRMAEDAVRRGLDARVVPHEAVVGGGGAPGAVLPSCALSLPDDLAEPLRTGQPAVLGRVVRGRLLLDLRCVPEEFDSEILAAVLRAAGR, encoded by the coding sequence GTGGCGGACGAGACGGAGGAGCCGCCTGCGGACATCCGGAGGCAGGTGCCGAGCACCACGGTGCTCCTCGGCGACCCCCGGCTGAGCGAGGCGTCCGCACGGCTGGGCAGGCCCCTCGTCAAGGCCGCGGTCGGCACCGCCCAACAGCTCGTACGCGAAGGACGGATCGGCCCGGGCGACGCCGTCCACGCCGCACTTGCCGCGCTCCCCGCGCACACAGGCGGACTGAGCCCCGTGCACAACGCCACCGGCGTCGTACTGCACACCAATCTGGGACGGGCCCCGCTGTCGCGGTCCGCACTGGAGGCCATGGCGGCGGCAGGCGGATACACGGACGTCGAGCTGGACCTCGGCACCGGCAGACGGGCGCCACGCGGACGCGGCGCCATGGCTGCCCTGCGGGAAGCGGTGCCGGCCGCGGAGGCGGTGCACGTGGTCAACAACGGAGCCGCCGCCCTGGCCCTGGCGGCAATGACGCTGGCCCCGGGGCGCGACATCCTGCTCAGCCGGGGCGAATTCGTGGAGATCGGCGACGGCTTCCGGATACCCGAACTGCTGGCCTCCTGCGGCGCCCGCATACGCGAGGTCGGCACCACCAACCGGACCCGTCTCGGCGACTACGCGGACGCCGCCGGCCCGGACACCGGCTTCATCCTCAAGGTCCACCCGTCGAACTTCACGGTGAGCGGCTTCACCGGGGGAGTGGAAGCCGAGGAACTGGCGTCCCTCGGCCTTCCCGTCGTAGTCGACATCGGCTCCGGCCTCCTCGCTCCCGACCCGGTGCTGCCGGACGAGCCCGACGCGGCCACGGCCCTGCGCGCCGGGGCCACCCTCGTCACCGCCAGCGGGGACAAGCTCCTCGGCGGGCCGCAGGCCGGGCTGGTCCTCGGCCGGGCCGCCGTCGTGGAACGGATGCGCCGCCATCCTCTGGCCCGCGCCCTGCGCGTGGACAAGTTCACCCTGGCCGCGCTGGAAGCGACACTGCGCGGTCTCGAGCCTCCCGTGCACACAGCCGTGCACATGCCGCTGCCGCAGCTGCGCATCCGCACGCTGCGCATGGCCGAGGACGCTGTCCGCCGAGGTCTGGACGCCCGCGTCGTACCCCACGAGGCGGTGGTGGGAGGAGGGGGCGCGCCCGGGGCCGTTCTGCCTTCCTGCGCGCTCAGCCTCCCCGACGACCTGGCAGAACCTCTGCGCACCGGTCAACCGGCCGTGCTCGGGCGGGTGGTGCGCGGACGCCTGCTGCTGGACCTCCGGTGCGTACCGGAGGAATTCGACAGCGAGATCCTCGCCGCGGTGCTGCGCGCGGCGGGGCGGTGA